From one Lolium rigidum isolate FL_2022 chromosome 4, APGP_CSIRO_Lrig_0.1, whole genome shotgun sequence genomic stretch:
- the LOC124647725 gene encoding syndetin-like, with product FFGPLFSRYVDLLLGEFKHYKTRLDHGGISKELQQLLLEYGIESLAEVLVEGLSRVKRCTDEGRALMSLDLQVLINGLQHIVSSNVRPKLQTVDTFVKAYYLPETEYVHWARSHPEYSKTQVIGLVNLVATMKGWKRKTRIETIERIEAGP from the exons TTTTTTGGGCCTCTTTTCTCCAGGTACGTTGATTTATTATTGGGCGAGTTCAAACATTACAAAACAAGATTGGACCATGGAGGAATCTCTAAGGAG CTCCAACAGCTCTTGCTGGAGTATGGCATAGAGAGCCTTGCAGAAGTTTTAGTTGAAGGACTCTCCAGAGTGAAAAGGTGCACTGACGAAGGACGTGCATTGATGTCACTTGACCTTCAG GTACTAATTAATGGGCTGCAACACATTGTATCATCAAATGTTAGGCCAAAGCTGCAAACTGTGGATACTTTCGTAAAG GCTTATTATCTGCCGGAGACGGAGTATGTTCACTGGGCACGGTCTCATCCA GAGTACAGCAAGACTCAGGTTATTGGGTTGGTCAACCTGGTTGCTACCATGAAAGGATGGAAAAGGAAAACGAGGATAGAAACCATCGAGAGGATTGAGGCAGGACCCTAG
- the LOC124647726 gene encoding cyclin-dependent protein kinase inhibitor SMR1-like, whose product MSASPEFYKPAPVFSPTPCSSPLLLHGAAAPGAGVGQEGASAALEEQCCRTPTGVGSELKQVAATCPPAPRKPRAPVAPCRKRLFEVEVFSLRLDELERLFWRPHAPQPQPAPQPEKKVKRRRVAPPLASPEPSARAS is encoded by the coding sequence ATGTCAGCGTCGCCGGAGTTCTACAAGCCAGCGCCGGTGTTCTCACCGACGCCGTGCAGCTCGCCGCTGCTCCTGCACGGGGCCGCTGCCCCCGGAGCGGGCGTAGGTCAAGAAGGGGCGAGCGCCGCGTTGGAGGAGCAGTGCTGCCGGACGCCGACTGGCGTGGGGAGCGAGCTGAAGCAGGTGGCGGCGACGTGCCCGCCGGcgccgaggaagccgcgggcgccgGTCGCGCCGTGCCGGAAGCGGCTGTTCGAGGTGGAGGTGTTCAGCCTGCGGCTGGATGAGCTGGAGCGCCTCTTCTGGCGCCCGCACGCGCCGCAGCCGCAACCGGCGCCGCAGCCCGAGAAGAAGGTCAAGCGCCGCAGggtggcgccgccgctcgcctcgcCGGAGCCCTCGGCGAGAGCTAGCTAG